One Panicum virgatum strain AP13 chromosome 9K, P.virgatum_v5, whole genome shotgun sequence genomic region harbors:
- the LOC120647033 gene encoding uncharacterized protein LOC120647033 isoform X2, which yields MSTSPPSGDVRARWRSLLAGLIAGPSMLLTGPGTQHTSLAIYILMRAAVLASRCGIKTKRFGKICKPLTWSHGDIFLMCLASAQILSAYILKQDSLPSSYKSFLNKHGGKDLTILQGVKDIVNHTAISNLAGIEKHYKSIGVDIKLDPNMKVPCSIVHGNQSCTGHVFSFLLQAYGRAVPVYVPVYLVPALVVHRQYLMKRPYTILGKSLLGIARSSLFLSVYCASAWAWTCLLFRTFQSANTPLVILGTFPTGLALFIEKKSRRIEISLYCLARAIESFFTCMTDAGLCPPILQIKRADVVVFSIATSIIMHCYAQEREVFRSKYLNVLDWVFGVPPPLDNEGKSCYQPDEAKKCQ from the exons ATGAGTACATCGCCGCCGTCTGGGGACGTAAGAG CAAGGTGGAGGTCACTCTTGGCTGGGTTAATTGCTGGTCCTTCTATGCTCCTGACTGGACCTGGAACTCAACATACTAGTTTGGCTATATACATTCTCATGCGTGCAGCAGTACTTGCATCCCGTTGTGGAATAAAGACCAAAAGATTTGGAAAGATCTGTAAACCTTTGACTTGGTCACATGGTGATATCTTCCTTATGTGCCTCGCATCTGCACAAATTTT GTCAGCATACATTTTAAAGCAGGACAGTTTGCCATCATCGTATAAATCATTTCTAAATAAGCATGGTGGAAAAGATCTTACTATTTTGCAAGGTGTTAAGGATATAGTCAACCACACTGCTATCTCTAACTTAGCGGGTATCGAGAAGCACTACAAATCTATTGGTGTTGACATAAAGTTAGATCCAAACATGAAAGTGCCTTGTTCA ATTGTGCATGGTAACCAATCATGTACAGGACATGTCTTTTCATTCTTGTTACAAGCATATGGAAGAGCAGTTCCTGTATATGTTCCAGTATACTTAGTTCCAGCACTAGTAGTTCATCGGCAGTACCTCATGAAAAG GCCTTACACAATTTTAGGGAAGAGTCTTCTAGGGATAGCAAGATCTAGCCTGTTTCTCTCAGTATACTGTGCATCTGCATG GGCTTGGACCTGCCTGCTTTTTAGAACCTTCCAGAGTGCAAATACTCCTCTTGTTATACTTGGCACG TTTCCAACAGGTTTGGCACTGTTTATCGAGAAGAAGAGCAGAAGAATTGAGATCTCCCTGTACTGCCTTGCCAGAGCCATCGAGAGCTTTTTCACATGCATGACCGATGCAGGACTCTGCCCGCCGATACTGCAGATAAAGCGAGCAGATGTAGTCGTGTTTAGCATAGCCACCTCAATCATCATGCATTGCTATGCACAGGAAAGAGAAGTTTTCCGGTCCAAGTACCTGAATGTGCTCGACTGGGTATTTGGTGTGCCACCGCCACTCGACAATGAGGGTAAGAGTTGCTATCAACCAGATGAAGCCAAAAAGTGCCAGTGA
- the LOC120647034 gene encoding ubiquitin carboxyl-terminal hydrolase 3-like — protein sequence MGAASSRLEKALGEQFPEGERYFGLENFGNTCYCNSVLQALYFCVPFRDQLLEYYASNKNTGDGEENMLTCLADLFSQISNQKKKTGVIAPKRFIQRLKKQNEIFRSYMHQDAHEFLNFLLNELVDILEKEHNAERESLQNISLQKNSNGPINGQPNGSHKELAATWVHKCFQGILTNETRCLRCETVTDRDETFFDLSLDIEQNSSITSCLKNFSSTETLNAEDKFFCDKCCSLQEAQKRMKIKKPPNILVIHLKRFKYIEQLQRYKKLSYRVVFPLELKLLNTVDNSDLEYSLFAVVVHVGSGPNHGHYISLVKSHNHWLFFDDENVEMTDESMVQAFFGSPQEFSGNTDNGYILFYESLAEKS from the exons atgggCGCGGCGAGCTCCAGGCTGGAGAAGGCGCTGGGCGAGCAGTTCCCCGAGGGCGAGCGCTACTTCGGCCTCGAGAACTTCGGCAACACATGCTACTGCAACAGCGTCCTGCAG GCACTTTATTTTTGTGTTCCTTTCCGTGATCAACTGCTGGAGTATTATGCAAGCAATAAAAACACTGGAGATGGTGAAGAGAACATGCTAACCTGCCTGGCTGATCTGTTCTCTCAG ATCAGTAATCAGAAGAAGAAAACTGGAGTTATTGCTCCTAAGCGTTTTATACAACGATTGAAGAAACAGAATGAAATTTTCCGCAGTTATATGCATCAG GATGCTCACGAGTTTCTGAATTTTTTACTGAATGAGCTCGTTGACATTCTAGAGAAGGAACATAATGCTGAAAGAGAGTCTCTTCAAAATATTTCGTTGCAAAAGAATTCAAATGGCCCTATTAATGGCCAACCCAATGGTAGTCACAAAGAATTAGCTGCTACATGGGTCCATAAATGCTTCCAG GGAATATTGACTAATGAAACAAGATGTTTGAGATGTGAAACTGTGACTGATAGAGATGAAACGTTTTTTGATCTGAGCCTGGACATTGAACAGAATAGTTCAATAACCAGCTGTCTTAAGAACTTCAGCTCGACAGAGACTTTGAATGCTGAGGATAAGTTCTTCTGTGACAAATGTTGCAG TCTACAGGAAGCTCAGAAAagaatgaagataaagaaaccACCAAATATCCTGGTAATTCATCTAAAGCGTTTCAAGTATATTGAGCAGCTTCAGCGCTACAAAAAGCTATCTTACCGAGTGGTTTTCCCTCTGGAGCTTAAACTTCTCAACACTGTAGACAACTCAGACTTGGAATACTCACTTTTTGCTGTGGTAGTTCATGTTGGAAGTGGGCCAAATCATGGACACTATATCAGCTTGGTTAAGAGCCACAATCATTGGTTATTCTTCGATGACGAGAATGTTGAGATGACTGACGAGTCCATGGTACAGGCATTCTTTGGCTCACCGCAGGAGTTCAGTGGCAACACTGATAATGGCTACATTCTCTTCTATGAAAGCCTTGCAGAAAAAAGTTGA
- the LOC120647033 gene encoding uncharacterized protein LOC120647033 isoform X1 translates to MAPAPPEDLQCAANGYCAAPPGKAPPAPAGGDGELRWLRRCLEAAGKGFAIGAGLKGGLALFSVLVRIRSRRSPRSRKAGAMTNEEAVVLAVKETVRYGLFLGTFAGSYVSVDEYIAAVWGRKRTARWRSLLAGLIAGPSMLLTGPGTQHTSLAIYILMRAAVLASRCGIKTKRFGKICKPLTWSHGDIFLMCLASAQILSAYILKQDSLPSSYKSFLNKHGGKDLTILQGVKDIVNHTAISNLAGIEKHYKSIGVDIKLDPNMKVPCSIVHGNQSCTGHVFSFLLQAYGRAVPVYVPVYLVPALVVHRQYLMKRPYTILGKSLLGIARSSLFLSVYCASAWAWTCLLFRTFQSANTPLVILGTFPTGLALFIEKKSRRIEISLYCLARAIESFFTCMTDAGLCPPILQIKRADVVVFSIATSIIMHCYAQEREVFRSKYLNVLDWVFGVPPPLDNEGKSCYQPDEAKKCQ, encoded by the exons ATGGCCCCCGCACCGCCGGAGGATCTCCAATGCGCGGCGAACGGCTACTGCGCCGCCCCGCCGGGGaaggccccgccggcgccggccggcggggacggcgaGCTCCGGTGGCTCCGGCGGTGCTTGGAGGCGGCGGGGAAGGGCTTCGCCATCGGCGCGGGCCTCAAGGGCGGCCTCGCGCTCTTCTCCGTCCTCGTCCGCATCCGCAGCCGCCGCTCCCCCAGATCGAGGAAGGCGGGAGCGATGACGAACGAGGAGGCGGTGGTGCTGGCGGTGAAGGAGACTGTGAGGTACGGCTTGTTCCTGGGTACCTTCGCCGGCAGCTACGTCTCCGTCGATGAGTACATCGCCGCCGTCTGGGGACGTAAGAG AACAGCAAGGTGGAGGTCACTCTTGGCTGGGTTAATTGCTGGTCCTTCTATGCTCCTGACTGGACCTGGAACTCAACATACTAGTTTGGCTATATACATTCTCATGCGTGCAGCAGTACTTGCATCCCGTTGTGGAATAAAGACCAAAAGATTTGGAAAGATCTGTAAACCTTTGACTTGGTCACATGGTGATATCTTCCTTATGTGCCTCGCATCTGCACAAATTTT GTCAGCATACATTTTAAAGCAGGACAGTTTGCCATCATCGTATAAATCATTTCTAAATAAGCATGGTGGAAAAGATCTTACTATTTTGCAAGGTGTTAAGGATATAGTCAACCACACTGCTATCTCTAACTTAGCGGGTATCGAGAAGCACTACAAATCTATTGGTGTTGACATAAAGTTAGATCCAAACATGAAAGTGCCTTGTTCA ATTGTGCATGGTAACCAATCATGTACAGGACATGTCTTTTCATTCTTGTTACAAGCATATGGAAGAGCAGTTCCTGTATATGTTCCAGTATACTTAGTTCCAGCACTAGTAGTTCATCGGCAGTACCTCATGAAAAG GCCTTACACAATTTTAGGGAAGAGTCTTCTAGGGATAGCAAGATCTAGCCTGTTTCTCTCAGTATACTGTGCATCTGCATG GGCTTGGACCTGCCTGCTTTTTAGAACCTTCCAGAGTGCAAATACTCCTCTTGTTATACTTGGCACG TTTCCAACAGGTTTGGCACTGTTTATCGAGAAGAAGAGCAGAAGAATTGAGATCTCCCTGTACTGCCTTGCCAGAGCCATCGAGAGCTTTTTCACATGCATGACCGATGCAGGACTCTGCCCGCCGATACTGCAGATAAAGCGAGCAGATGTAGTCGTGTTTAGCATAGCCACCTCAATCATCATGCATTGCTATGCACAGGAAAGAGAAGTTTTCCGGTCCAAGTACCTGAATGTGCTCGACTGGGTATTTGGTGTGCCACCGCCACTCGACAATGAGGGTAAGAGTTGCTATCAACCAGATGAAGCCAAAAAGTGCCAGTGA